Proteins co-encoded in one Chitinophagales bacterium genomic window:
- a CDS encoding SprB repeat-containing protein encodes MTAGTYTVTVTDDNGATATDEITLSQPSDITLSTSNTPVSINGGNDGTVGVSATGGTPNYTYEWSNAA; translated from the coding sequence TTGACAGCAGGCACTTACACGGTAACGGTAACAGACGACAACGGCGCAACCGCCACGGATGAAATCACCCTAAGCCAACCAAGCGACATTACATTAAGCACCTCCAACACCCCCGTCAGCATCAACGGCGGCAACGACGGCACAGTAGGAGTCAGCGCAACAGGCGGCACTCCAAACTACACCTATGAATGGTCGAACGCGGCATAA
- a CDS encoding SprB repeat-containing protein, with the protein MVERRPTITGLTAGIYTVTVTDAHNCTDTAEATVSEPDQLTINLVGVDILCFGENTGEITSSSTGGVGGNEYLWSNGAQPLQ; encoded by the coding sequence ATGGTCGAACGCAGGCCCACTATAACAGGCTTAACCGCAGGCATTTACACCGTCACCGTGACCGATGCCCACAACTGCACCGACACGGCCGAAGCCACGGTAAGCGAACCCGACCAATTGACCATCAATTTAGTAGGAGTCGACATCTTGTGCTTCGGTGAAAACACAGGCGAAATCACCAGCAGCAGCACAGGCGGTGTAGGCGGCAACGAATACCTTTGGTCAAACGGTGCACAACCGCTTCAATAA
- a CDS encoding SprB repeat-containing protein: protein MNGRTQTHRCHYNRLNRRHLHRHRDRCPQLHRHEATVSEPDQLTINLVGVDILCFGENTGEITSSSTGGVGGNEYLWSNIGATITGLTTASINNLNNGKRLKSPKRTKHIGTSNSPVSINGNGTVTTGGTKLHL from the coding sequence ATGAATGGTCGAACGCAGACGCATCGATGCCACTATAACAGGCTTAACCGCAGGCATTTACACCGTCACCGTGACCGATGCCCACAACTGCACCGACACGAAGCCACGGTAAGCGAACCCGACCAATTGACCATCAATTTAGTAGGAGTCGACATCTTGTGTTTCGGTGAAAACACAGGCGAAATCACCAGCAGCAGCACAGGCGGTGTAGGCGGCAACGAATACCTTTGGTCAAACATAGGTGCCACTATAACAGGCTTAACAACCGCTTCAATAAACAACTTAAACAACGGTAAACGATTGAAATCACCTAAGCGAACCAAGCACATCGGCACTTCAAACAGCCCAGTAAGCATCAACGGTAACGGCACAGTAACAACAGGCGGCACGAAACTACACCTATGA
- a CDS encoding SprB repeat-containing protein, with protein MVKRCTTSNISDLIAGTYTVTVTDDNGATATDEITLSEPSDIVLTTSNSPVSINGGNDGTVGVSATGGTPNYTYEWSNADASMPL; from the coding sequence TTGGTCAAACGGTGCACAACTTCAAACATAAGCGATTTAATTGCAGGCACTTACACGGTAACGGTAACAGACGACAACGGCGCAACCGCCACGGATGAAATCACCCTAAGCGAACCAAGCGACATCGTTCTTACTACTTCAAACAGCCCAGTCAGCATCAACGGCGGCAACGACGGCACAGTAGGAGTCAGCGCAACAGGCGGCACTCCAAACTACACCTATGAATGGTCGAACGCAGACGCATCGATGCCACTATAA
- a CDS encoding SprB repeat-containing protein, translating into MVERRTDATITGLTAGIYTVTVTDAHNCTDTAEATVSEPDQLTINLVGVDILCFGENTGEITSSSTGGVGGNEYLWSNGAQLQT; encoded by the coding sequence ATGGTCGAACGCAGGACCGATGCCACTATAACAGGCTTAACCGCAGGCATTTACACCGTCACCGTGACCGATGCCCACAACTGCACCGACACGGCCGAAGCCACGGTAAGCGAACCCGACCAATTGACCATCAATTTAGTAGGAGTCGACATCTTGTGCTTTGGTGAAAACACAGGCGAAATCACCAGCAGCAGCACAGGCGGTGTAGGCGGCAACGAATACCTTTGGTCAAACGGTGCACAACTTCAAACATAA
- a CDS encoding SprB repeat-containing protein, whose translation MTAGTYTVTVTDDNGATATDEITLSEPSDIVLTTSNSPVSINGGNDGTVGVSATGGTPNYTYEWSNAGPMPL comes from the coding sequence TTGACAGCAGGCACTTACACGGTAACGGTAACAGACGACAACGGCGCAACCGCCACGGATGAAATCACCCTAAGCGAACCAAGCGACATCGTTCTTACTACTTCAAACAGCCCCGTCAGCATCAACGGCGGCAACGACGGCACAGTAGGAGTCAGCGCAACAGGCGGCACCCCAAACTACACCTATGAATGGTCGAACGCAGGACCGATGCCACTATAA
- a CDS encoding SprB repeat-containing protein, whose product MVERSATITGLTAGIYTVTVTDAHNCTDTAEATVSEPDQLTINLVGVDILCFGENTGEITSSSTGGVGGNEYLWSNGAAQPLQ is encoded by the coding sequence ATGGTCGAACGCAGCGCCACTATAACAGGCTTAACGGCAGGCATTTACACCGTCACCGTGACCGATGCCCACAACTGCACCGACACGGCCGAAGCCACGGTAAGCGAACCCGACCAATTGACCATCAATTTAGTAGGAGTCGACATCTTGTGCTTCGGTGAAAACACAGGCGAAATCACCAGCAGCAGCACAGGCGGTGTAGGCGGCAACGAATACCTTTGGTCAAACGGTGCTGCACAACCGCTTCAATAA